A portion of the Choristoneura fumiferana chromosome 6, NRCan_CFum_1, whole genome shotgun sequence genome contains these proteins:
- the LOC141428712 gene encoding myophilin-like, whose protein sequence is MNELFDNFKFNENFTTCCLLLYIKVICFIPRQREYCMSRTIVTINGIQINSKYSEELAQECLEWIRQICGEPENMSGDMDNFYEVLKDGTLLCKLANNIQPGLVKKINESKMAFKCMENINAFLDAARQLGVPAQETFQTVDLWERQNLNSVVICLQSLGRKAGNFGKPSIGPKESEKNVRNFSEEQLRAGQGVISLQYGSNKGATQSGINFGNTRHM, encoded by the exons ATGAATGAACtctttgataattttaaattcaacgaAAACTTTACCACGTGCTGCTTGCTGCTCTATATCAAAGTTATTTGCTTTATACCTCGGCAGAGAGAGTACTGTATGTCGCGCACTATAGTTACTATCAACGGTATacaa atcaACAGCAAATACAGCGAAGAACTAGCCCAGGAATGCCTGGAGTGGATCAGACAAATTTGCGGAGAGCCGGAAAACATGTCCGGGGACATGGATAACTTCTATGAGGTGCTCAAGGACGGCACTTTGCTCTGCAA GCTCGCGAACAACATCCAGCCGGGATTGGTGAAGAAGATAAACGAATCCAAGATGGCGTTCAAGTGCATGGAGAATATAAATGCCTTCCTTGACGCAGCGCGGCAGTTGGGAGTGCCAGCGCAGGAGACTTTCCAGACGGTGGATCTATGGGAGCGACAAAACCTCAACTCTGTGGTCATTTGCCTACAGTCGCTTGGCAGAAAG GCCGGCAACTTCGGCAAACCGTCGATCGGGCCCAAAGAATCCGAGAAGAATGTAAGAAACTTCTCAGAGGAACAGCTAAGAGCCGGCCAGGGAGTCATCTCACTACAATATGGCTCGAATAAGGGCGCCACGCAAAGTGGCATCAACTTTGGCAACACGAGGCATATGTAA